The following proteins are encoded in a genomic region of Natrinema sp. DC36:
- a CDS encoding mechanosensitive ion channel domain-containing protein: protein MVDWQTFVNEPAVIAAAVLALGLVVGYLVGKLNEELLSASGVPEAVEGTPFERTAQSIGTSTVEIVARLSSWFIYGIAVLTAIHIAQLLDTDAFWLRVTEFIPQLFIAVLVLILGFIVADKSELIVSEYLRGVKLPEVSVIPKLVKYSVLYVTFIIALGQIGVHVLALLILLTVYAIGIVIVGTVAFKEFLVSSAAGIYLLLNQPYGIGDEVRIGDQTGIVQEVDLFVTKIEDDSEEYIVPNRKVFENGIIRMRD, encoded by the coding sequence ATGGTGGACTGGCAGACGTTCGTCAACGAGCCGGCCGTCATCGCCGCGGCCGTGCTCGCACTCGGGCTGGTCGTCGGTTATCTCGTCGGCAAGCTCAACGAAGAGTTACTTTCGGCCTCGGGCGTCCCGGAAGCCGTCGAGGGAACGCCGTTCGAGCGGACGGCTCAGTCGATCGGGACCTCGACGGTCGAGATCGTCGCCCGGCTGAGTTCCTGGTTCATCTACGGCATCGCGGTGCTCACCGCGATCCACATCGCGCAGTTGCTGGACACTGACGCGTTCTGGCTCCGCGTCACCGAGTTCATCCCGCAGCTGTTCATCGCCGTGCTCGTGCTCATTCTGGGATTTATCGTCGCGGACAAGTCGGAACTGATCGTCAGCGAGTATCTGCGAGGCGTCAAGCTTCCCGAGGTGTCGGTCATCCCGAAACTGGTCAAGTACTCCGTGCTGTACGTCACGTTCATCATCGCGCTCGGCCAGATCGGCGTCCACGTGTTGGCGCTGTTGATATTGTTGACGGTGTACGCCATCGGGATCGTCATCGTCGGCACCGTCGCCTTCAAGGAGTTCCTCGTCTCGAGCGCCGCGGGTATCTATCTCCTTCTGAACCAGCCTTACGGGATCGGCGACGAGGTCCGAATCGGCGACCAGACGGGTATCGTCCAGGAGGTCGATCTGTTCGTCACCAAGATCGAAGACGACTCGGAGGAGTACATCGTCCCGAACCGCAAGGTCTTCGAGAACGGCATCATCCGGATGCGAGACTAA
- the dacZ gene encoding diadenylate cyclase DacZ: MAGIDDVFGDLFASVDAVVLFSPSGSYYERFVAVEDLDVVVVGTENAVGAETFVELPLEFEDISERIRFGLEGALEQGVIEDGDELACATSVFGDGIDTVSRVRADAENHTGIYDIFAKSRADPEVVKAVLELAIELGQKGQKGKPVGALFIVGDAGKVMNKSRPLSYNPFEKSHVHVGDPIVNVMLKEFSRLDGAFIISDAGKIVSAYRYLEPSAEGVDIPKGLGARHMAGGAITRDTNAIAIVLSESDGLVRAFKGGELILEVDPEAY, from the coding sequence ATGGCCGGGATAGACGACGTGTTCGGGGATCTCTTCGCGAGTGTCGATGCCGTCGTACTCTTTTCACCGAGCGGTTCGTACTACGAGCGGTTCGTGGCCGTCGAAGACCTCGACGTGGTCGTCGTCGGCACCGAAAACGCCGTGGGTGCGGAGACGTTCGTCGAACTCCCCCTCGAGTTCGAGGACATCTCCGAGCGGATCAGATTCGGGCTCGAGGGCGCGCTCGAACAGGGCGTGATCGAAGACGGTGACGAACTCGCCTGTGCAACGAGCGTTTTCGGGGATGGAATCGATACGGTTTCTCGCGTCCGCGCTGACGCGGAAAACCACACCGGGATCTACGACATCTTCGCCAAATCCCGCGCGGACCCCGAAGTGGTCAAGGCGGTCCTCGAACTGGCGATCGAACTGGGACAGAAGGGCCAGAAGGGCAAACCCGTCGGCGCGCTGTTCATCGTCGGCGACGCGGGGAAGGTGATGAACAAGTCCCGCCCGCTTTCGTACAACCCCTTCGAGAAGTCCCACGTCCACGTCGGCGATCCGATCGTGAACGTCATGCTGAAGGAGTTCTCGCGGCTCGACGGTGCGTTTATCATCTCTGACGCGGGAAAGATCGTCTCCGCGTACCGCTACCTCGAGCCGTCGGCGGAGGGAGTCGACATTCCGAAGGGGTTAGGGGCGCGGCACATGGCCGGCGGCGCGATCACGCGGGATACCAACGCGATCGCGATCGTGCTCTCGGAGAGCGACGGGCTCGTCCGGGCGTTCAAGGGCGGTGAACTCATTCTGGAGGTCGATCCGGAGGCGTACTGA
- a CDS encoding transcription initiation factor IIB family protein, producing MHSARDRIEYEPWLEELETVADRLELTSEARSCAADLFLADVPDADRSKRAVLAASLYAGSLVAGDGRTQGAVADAADVSRLSIQSRWKELLESAGLEPPRW from the coding sequence ATGCACAGCGCCCGGGATCGCATCGAATACGAACCGTGGCTCGAGGAGCTCGAGACCGTCGCCGACCGGCTGGAACTGACGAGCGAGGCTCGATCGTGCGCGGCCGATCTCTTCCTCGCAGACGTTCCAGACGCCGATCGCTCGAAGCGAGCGGTGCTCGCTGCCAGCCTCTACGCCGGTTCGCTCGTCGCCGGTGACGGCCGCACCCAGGGCGCAGTCGCCGACGCCGCGGACGTTTCCCGACTGTCGATCCAGTCCCGCTGGAAGGAACTGCTCGAGTCGGCCGGACTCGAACCGCCCCGCTGGTAG
- a CDS encoding phosphopantetheine adenylyltransferase — protein sequence MDVALGGTFDPVHDGHRRLFERAFELGDVTVGLTSDELAPKSRDVDRHVRSYDEREDALAAELESIAADHDREFEIRMLESPTGIATEPQFDYLVVSPETREGGKRINEIRRENGHDPLEVVVVPHLVADDGDIISSTRIVAGEIDEHGAVIDE from the coding sequence ATGGACGTCGCGCTTGGTGGGACCTTCGACCCCGTTCATGACGGCCATCGACGGCTGTTCGAACGGGCGTTCGAACTCGGGGACGTGACGGTCGGGTTGACCAGCGACGAACTCGCACCGAAGTCGCGAGACGTCGATCGACACGTCCGATCGTACGACGAACGCGAAGACGCGCTCGCTGCCGAACTCGAGTCGATCGCTGCCGACCACGACCGCGAGTTCGAGATTCGGATGCTCGAATCCCCGACGGGGATCGCGACCGAACCACAGTTCGACTACCTCGTCGTCTCCCCCGAAACCCGCGAGGGCGGCAAACGGATCAACGAGATCCGCCGCGAAAACGGGCACGACCCGCTCGAAGTGGTCGTCGTCCCCCACCTCGTCGCGGACGACGGCGACATCATCTCGAGCACCCGGATCGTCGCGGGCGAGATCGACGAGCACGGGGCCGTCATCGACGAGTGA
- a CDS encoding NADP-dependent malic enzyme → MGLDEDSLEYHRTDPPGKIEISTTKPTNTQRDLSLAYSPGVAAPCLEIDADETDAYQYTAKGNLVGVVSNGSAVLGLGDIGAQASKPVMEGKGVLFKRFADIDVFDIELDEADPDKLVEAVKMMEPTFGGVNLEDIKAPECFTVEERLREEIDIPVFHDDQHGTAIISGAALINAADVAGKSLEELEITFSGAGASAIATARFYVSLGCKKENITMCDSSGIITEERAAAGDVNEYKQQFARDVPEGGLADAMEGTDVFVGLSIGGIVSQEMVQSMADNPIVFAMANPDPEIGYEDAKEARDDTVIMATGRSDYPNQVNNVLGFPFIFRGALDVRATEINEEMKVACAEALAELARQDVPDAVVKAYGDEAIQYGPNYIIPKPVDPRVLFRVAPAIAEAAMESGAARTEIDLEAYEEELEARLGKSREMMRVVLNKAKSEPKTVALAEGENEKMIRAAYQIQEQGIALPILIGDEDDIRGTAANLGLDFDPTVADPSVGDYEEYADRLHELRSRKGITRSEAGELIERDSNYFGSVMVEQGDADALLTGLSHHYPSALRPPLQVIGTADDVDYAAGVYLLTFKNRVIFVADATVNQAPNEDVLAEVTKQTGKLARRFNVEPRAALLSYSNFGSVDNEGTRKPRKAASMLQDDPEVDFPVDGEMQADTAVVEDILEGTYGFSELEQPANVLVFPNLESGNIGYKLLQRLGGADAIGPMLVGMDKPVHVLQRGDEVKDIVNLAGVAVVDAQQE, encoded by the coding sequence ATGGGATTAGATGAGGATTCACTGGAGTATCACCGCACCGATCCACCCGGAAAAATAGAGATTTCGACCACGAAACCGACGAATACGCAACGCGACCTCTCACTGGCGTACTCGCCGGGCGTGGCCGCGCCGTGTCTCGAGATCGACGCAGACGAAACCGACGCCTATCAGTACACGGCCAAGGGCAATCTCGTCGGGGTCGTCTCGAACGGTTCCGCCGTGCTCGGACTGGGCGACATCGGTGCGCAAGCGTCGAAACCGGTCATGGAGGGCAAGGGAGTCCTGTTCAAGCGGTTCGCCGACATCGACGTCTTCGACATCGAACTCGACGAAGCCGATCCCGACAAACTCGTCGAGGCCGTCAAGATGATGGAACCCACCTTCGGTGGCGTCAATCTCGAGGATATCAAAGCGCCCGAGTGTTTCACCGTCGAGGAGCGCCTGCGCGAGGAGATCGACATCCCGGTCTTCCACGACGACCAGCACGGCACCGCGATCATCTCCGGGGCGGCGCTCATCAACGCCGCCGACGTCGCGGGGAAGTCGCTCGAGGAACTCGAAATCACGTTCTCGGGAGCGGGCGCGAGCGCGATCGCGACGGCCCGGTTCTACGTCTCGCTGGGCTGTAAGAAGGAGAACATCACGATGTGTGACTCCTCGGGGATCATCACCGAGGAGCGCGCGGCGGCCGGCGACGTCAACGAGTACAAGCAACAGTTCGCCCGCGACGTGCCCGAGGGGGGACTCGCGGACGCGATGGAGGGGACGGACGTCTTCGTCGGCCTCTCGATCGGCGGGATCGTCTCCCAGGAGATGGTCCAGTCCATGGCCGACAATCCGATCGTCTTCGCGATGGCCAATCCCGATCCGGAGATCGGCTACGAGGACGCCAAAGAAGCCCGCGACGATACGGTTATCATGGCGACCGGACGCTCCGACTACCCGAATCAGGTCAACAACGTCCTCGGTTTCCCCTTCATCTTCCGCGGCGCGCTCGACGTGCGTGCGACCGAGATCAACGAGGAGATGAAGGTCGCCTGCGCCGAGGCGCTCGCCGAACTCGCCCGCCAGGACGTTCCCGACGCGGTCGTCAAGGCCTACGGCGACGAGGCGATTCAGTACGGCCCGAACTACATCATTCCCAAACCCGTCGATCCGCGGGTGCTCTTCCGCGTCGCACCGGCGATCGCCGAGGCCGCGATGGAATCCGGTGCCGCTCGCACCGAGATCGACCTCGAGGCCTACGAGGAAGAACTGGAGGCCCGCCTCGGAAAATCGCGTGAGATGATGCGCGTCGTCCTCAACAAGGCCAAGAGCGAGCCGAAGACGGTCGCACTCGCGGAGGGCGAGAACGAGAAGATGATCCGCGCCGCCTACCAGATCCAGGAGCAGGGGATCGCCCTGCCGATCCTCATCGGCGACGAGGACGACATCCGGGGAACGGCCGCGAACCTCGGCCTGGATTTCGATCCGACCGTCGCCGACCCGTCCGTCGGCGACTACGAGGAGTACGCCGACCGGCTCCACGAACTCCGCTCTCGCAAGGGAATCACGCGGAGCGAAGCCGGCGAACTCATCGAGCGCGACTCGAACTACTTCGGTAGCGTCATGGTCGAACAGGGCGACGCGGACGCGCTCCTGACCGGCCTTTCCCATCACTACCCGTCGGCGCTCCGACCGCCGCTGCAAGTGATCGGCACCGCCGACGACGTCGACTACGCTGCCGGCGTCTACCTGCTCACGTTCAAGAACCGCGTCATCTTCGTGGCCGACGCGACGGTCAACCAGGCTCCCAACGAGGACGTTCTCGCGGAGGTTACCAAGCAGACCGGGAAACTCGCGCGACGGTTCAACGTCGAACCGCGCGCCGCCTTGCTCTCGTACTCGAACTTCGGCAGCGTCGACAACGAGGGGACGCGCAAACCTCGAAAGGCGGCCTCGATGCTGCAGGACGACCCCGAAGTCGACTTCCCCGTCGACGGCGAGATGCAGGCTGACACCGCCGTCGTCGAGGACATCCTCGAGGGAACCTACGGCTTTTCGGAGCTCGAGCAGCCCGCGAACGTGCTCGTCTTCCCGAACCTCGAGTCGGGCAACATCGGCTACAAGCTGCTTCAGCGCCTCGGCGGCGCGGACGCGATCGGGCCGATGCTGGTCGGAATGGACAAGCCGGTTCACGTCCTCCAGCGGGGCGACGAGGTCAAGGACATCGTGAACCTCGCCGGCGTTGCGGTCGTCGACGCCCAGCAGGAGTGA
- a CDS encoding PQQ-binding-like beta-propeller repeat protein, which yields MSEHAADPRDGDSERNGDTGRNGDSDQAVHEADSKQAVYEPESDRAVPGPDSDRSTSEAGGARFTRRQLLSTAGTAGAVGLAGCVGRQYRSPPDCSAVASAAETADGYVPLPADDDVSMFRRGLRRYGYYPEETVPSSVRVDWSFPVNRIGHTAAKSTPRPTPDGETVLIAGDDGRIHAVRPTGEHRWERETGAGRSLGFHGTPAIADGTAYIGGYDGELYAVDIDSGSTIWHTRMREFGDAIAIGSSPAYVDGSLYLLTEHKNPASGALWEVDAATGNPTWSDDRIWGMPHPSPAIDCQAGRLVTGSNDGVVYCWEFPSLEFAWSFQAGGEGGPDGESMANGRFNLGAQIKGTIPTYDGAAFVGSWDGRFYRLDLADGSEEWSFDTGDVVMSNPAIDPNRGVVYVGSDSHRVYALEAATGDELWSTDVDGHVIGSITATAETILVGSYDTHLYALDRETGDRRWRVENRGHVTSGAIPRDGRIYYAERGVFSNYYDDDEETVLEKPGRAYCLVPDE from the coding sequence GTGAGCGAGCACGCGGCCGACCCACGGGACGGCGACTCCGAACGGAACGGCGACACCGGTCGGAACGGCGACTCCGATCAGGCGGTCCACGAAGCCGACTCCAAGCAGGCAGTCTACGAGCCCGAATCTGATCGGGCGGTCCCCGGACCCGACTCCGATCGGAGCACCTCCGAGGCCGGCGGTGCTCGGTTCACCAGACGGCAGCTTCTCAGTACCGCAGGAACTGCCGGAGCCGTCGGTCTCGCCGGTTGTGTCGGCCGACAGTACCGGTCGCCACCCGACTGCTCCGCCGTCGCCAGCGCCGCGGAGACGGCGGACGGCTACGTGCCGCTACCGGCGGACGACGACGTGTCGATGTTCCGTCGCGGACTGCGACGGTACGGCTACTACCCCGAAGAAACAGTTCCGTCATCGGTGCGCGTCGACTGGTCGTTCCCGGTCAACCGCATCGGCCATACCGCGGCCAAATCGACGCCCCGGCCGACGCCCGACGGCGAGACGGTGCTGATTGCCGGCGACGACGGTCGAATTCACGCCGTCAGACCGACCGGCGAGCACCGCTGGGAACGCGAGACCGGGGCCGGCAGAAGCCTCGGCTTCCACGGGACGCCGGCGATAGCCGACGGCACCGCCTACATCGGCGGCTACGACGGCGAACTCTACGCCGTCGACATCGACTCCGGAAGCACGATCTGGCACACCCGAATGCGCGAGTTCGGCGATGCGATCGCGATCGGCTCGAGTCCCGCGTACGTCGACGGCTCGCTCTATCTCCTCACCGAACACAAGAACCCCGCCAGCGGCGCGCTGTGGGAGGTCGACGCCGCGACCGGGAATCCGACCTGGAGCGACGACCGCATATGGGGGATGCCCCATCCCTCGCCCGCGATCGACTGCCAGGCCGGCCGGCTCGTTACCGGCTCCAACGACGGCGTCGTTTACTGCTGGGAGTTTCCCTCCCTCGAGTTCGCCTGGTCGTTCCAGGCGGGCGGCGAGGGCGGCCCCGACGGCGAATCGATGGCGAACGGTCGATTCAATCTCGGTGCGCAGATCAAGGGAACGATCCCGACGTACGACGGCGCGGCGTTCGTCGGCTCCTGGGACGGCCGGTTCTACCGCCTTGATCTCGCCGACGGCAGCGAGGAGTGGTCGTTCGACACCGGCGACGTCGTCATGTCGAATCCGGCGATCGATCCCAACCGAGGAGTCGTCTACGTCGGTAGCGATAGCCACCGCGTCTACGCGCTCGAGGCCGCGACCGGCGACGAACTGTGGTCGACGGACGTCGACGGCCACGTCATCGGCTCGATCACTGCCACGGCGGAAACGATACTCGTCGGTTCCTACGACACCCACCTGTACGCACTCGACAGGGAGACCGGTGATCGGCGCTGGCGGGTCGAAAACCGCGGCCACGTCACCAGCGGCGCGATCCCCCGCGACGGCCGGATCTATTACGCCGAGCGCGGCGTCTTCTCGAACTACTACGATGACGACGAGGAGACGGTGCTCGAGAAGCCCGGCCGTGCGTACTGCCTGGTCCCGGACGAATGA
- a CDS encoding AbrB/MazE/SpoVT family DNA-binding domain-containing protein: protein MAKVDSKGRIVLPQEVRDRLGITPGTEVEIREEDGKAVVAPEDDPEQILDRMEQLVAETASRDGETSSLDEGVDPIAQKHRDAVQRGAEKDSDE from the coding sequence ATGGCGAAGGTGGATTCGAAGGGACGAATCGTCCTTCCACAGGAGGTGCGAGATCGCCTCGGTATCACTCCCGGTACCGAAGTCGAAATCCGCGAGGAAGACGGGAAAGCGGTCGTCGCACCCGAAGACGATCCCGAACAGATTCTCGACCGTATGGAACAACTCGTCGCGGAGACGGCTTCTCGAGACGGGGAGACGAGTTCGCTCGACGAGGGCGTCGATCCGATCGCTCAGAAGCACAGAGACGCTGTCCAGCGAGGAGCCGAGAAAGATAGCGATGAGTGA
- a CDS encoding 30S ribosomal protein S8e, with protein MQDQGRSTRKRTGGRLKNVRNSRKDELGRLPTETEVGEPRFRTIDVRGNGTKTRALATNVASVNKGDETVPADIEDVIENDANPNYVRRNIITKGAVIETSEGRARVRSRPGQTGQVTAVLLEE; from the coding sequence ATGCAAGATCAGGGACGCTCTACGCGCAAGCGAACCGGTGGCCGACTGAAGAACGTTCGAAATAGCCGCAAGGACGAACTCGGTCGACTGCCGACGGAGACCGAGGTCGGCGAGCCGCGATTCCGAACCATCGACGTCCGCGGTAACGGCACGAAGACGCGAGCGCTCGCCACGAACGTCGCGAGCGTCAACAAGGGCGACGAGACGGTGCCCGCGGATATCGAGGACGTCATCGAGAACGACGCCAACCCGAACTACGTCCGCCGGAACATCATCACCAAGGGAGCCGTCATCGAGACGAGCGAGGGTCGAGCCCGCGTCCGGTCGCGACCCGGTCAGACCGGTCAGGTCACCGCCGTTCTCCTCGAGGAGTAG
- a CDS encoding phosphate uptake regulator PhoU, with product METRKVQVTGGSTYTVSLPKTWATANDVSSGTTVEFYPEGDELLLTPERETRRQEGTLDVSGLADEQLMRAVMTMYVSGFDVISLEAGRITTEQRSAIRDATQRLVGVEVLEETSDSVVIQDLLDSSELSIVNAVTRMRLIAKSMLEDAVTALIENDDDIARDVIERDDDVDRLWLVVSRIFRATLRSPRAVEELGVSREACFDFHSSARQLERIADHAVKISDIALKLDELPADVADALHGLHVEAASVFDQSMDALFADESEEATRLGHDALAAVLEIDEHTRQIDDTLRDLEPAQAQSLGLIVDSLSRSADYGGNIAETALQKAAPRP from the coding sequence ATGGAGACGCGAAAAGTCCAAGTGACTGGCGGGTCGACGTACACAGTCTCGCTGCCGAAGACGTGGGCGACGGCCAACGACGTGAGCAGCGGGACGACGGTCGAGTTCTACCCCGAGGGCGACGAACTGCTCCTCACTCCCGAACGCGAAACGCGCCGCCAAGAGGGGACGCTGGACGTCTCCGGGCTCGCGGACGAACAGCTCATGCGGGCGGTGATGACGATGTACGTCAGCGGCTTCGACGTCATCTCGCTGGAGGCGGGCCGGATCACGACCGAGCAGCGCAGCGCGATCCGCGATGCGACTCAGCGACTCGTCGGCGTCGAGGTTCTCGAGGAAACCAGCGACAGCGTGGTCATCCAGGACCTCCTCGACTCCTCGGAGCTGTCGATCGTCAACGCCGTCACGCGGATGCGCCTGATCGCCAAATCGATGCTCGAGGACGCCGTGACCGCGCTGATCGAGAACGACGACGACATCGCTCGCGACGTGATCGAGCGCGACGACGATGTCGACCGGCTCTGGCTCGTCGTCTCGCGGATCTTCCGCGCGACGCTGCGATCGCCCCGCGCCGTCGAGGAACTGGGCGTCTCGCGCGAGGCCTGTTTCGACTTTCACTCGAGCGCCCGCCAGCTCGAGCGGATCGCCGACCACGCCGTCAAGATCAGCGATATCGCGCTCAAACTCGACGAGCTTCCCGCCGACGTGGCCGACGCCCTCCACGGACTCCACGTCGAAGCCGCGAGCGTCTTCGACCAGTCGATGGACGCGCTGTTCGCCGACGAATCCGAGGAGGCGACCCGGCTGGGCCACGACGCGCTCGCTGCCGTCCTCGAGATTGACGAGCACACCCGTCAGATTGACGATACGCTTCGCGACCTCGAGCCAGCACAGGCCCAGTCGCTGGGACTGATCGTCGACTCGCTATCCAGAAGCGCCGACTACGGCGGCAACATCGCCGAGACGGCGTTACAGAAGGCGGCACCGCGGCCCTGA
- a CDS encoding 2,5-diamino-6-(ribosylamino)-4(3H)-pyrimidinone 5'-phosphate reductase, with amino-acid sequence MHVVVNAAASADGKLSSRRREQIAISGEADFARVDRLRAASDAVVVGVGTVLADDPHLTVKDAELRSQRREDGRPANPARVVVDSSGRTPTDAAILDDAATTYVCLSEAAPVDRRAALADCAELVTAGDERVDLLRAFATLQEQGLERIMVEGGGELIFSLFEAGLVDELRVFVGPTVIGGRDAPTLADGEGFVADFPTLELAEVDRLDDGVVLTWRVDER; translated from the coding sequence ATGCACGTCGTCGTCAACGCCGCCGCGAGTGCGGACGGTAAACTCTCCTCGCGCCGGCGCGAACAGATCGCGATCAGCGGCGAGGCGGATTTCGCACGCGTCGATCGGCTCCGGGCAGCGAGCGACGCCGTCGTGGTCGGCGTCGGAACCGTCCTCGCGGACGATCCGCACCTGACTGTCAAGGACGCGGAGTTGCGCTCCCAGCGCCGAGAGGACGGCCGCCCGGCGAATCCCGCGCGAGTGGTCGTCGACTCGAGCGGCCGAACCCCGACGGACGCGGCGATCCTCGACGACGCGGCGACGACCTACGTCTGTCTGAGCGAGGCCGCCCCCGTCGATCGACGCGCGGCCCTCGCCGACTGCGCCGAGTTGGTTACGGCGGGTGACGAGCGAGTCGACCTCCTGCGAGCGTTTGCGACGCTGCAAGAGCAGGGCCTCGAGCGGATCATGGTCGAGGGCGGGGGCGAACTCATCTTCTCGCTGTTCGAGGCCGGGCTGGTCGACGAGCTACGGGTGTTCGTCGGCCCGACAGTCATCGGCGGCCGCGACGCCCCGACGCTGGCCGACGGCGAGGGGTTCGTCGCCGACTTTCCGACGCTCGAGCTCGCGGAGGTCGACCGGCTCGACGACGGCGTCGTGTTGACCTGGCGAGTCGACGAACGCTAG
- a CDS encoding enoyl-CoA hydratase-related protein translates to MSWDTVRLEWDGNVATLTVDRPDALNALNVETLEAMGEALEKAADEDARVLVLTGAGDAFIAGADIKYMRDLSAEAAQEWGELGHDVADALEAFPAPTVAAVNGYAFGGGCEMALACDLRVAAESALIGNTEIDLGIIPGWGATQRLPRLVGDETARRMIFLGERLDADSAAEAGLFGEVVPDDDLESVVDELAARLAAQPAFAMRTAKQAINRGLEGSQESGLAYEKRAFASLFGTHDQREGMAAFVEDRDPEFE, encoded by the coding sequence ATGTCCTGGGACACAGTCCGACTCGAGTGGGACGGAAACGTCGCGACGCTCACGGTCGACCGCCCCGACGCGCTCAACGCGTTGAACGTCGAAACGCTCGAAGCGATGGGCGAGGCCCTCGAGAAGGCCGCGGACGAAGATGCGCGCGTTCTCGTTCTGACGGGTGCCGGCGACGCGTTCATCGCCGGCGCGGACATCAAATACATGCGGGATCTCTCCGCCGAAGCCGCCCAGGAGTGGGGCGAACTCGGTCACGACGTAGCCGACGCGCTCGAGGCGTTCCCCGCGCCGACGGTCGCCGCGGTCAACGGCTACGCGTTCGGCGGCGGCTGCGAGATGGCGCTGGCCTGCGACCTGCGGGTCGCGGCCGAATCGGCGCTGATCGGCAACACCGAGATCGATCTCGGTATCATTCCTGGCTGGGGAGCCACCCAGCGGCTGCCGCGGCTGGTCGGCGACGAAACCGCGCGGCGGATGATCTTCCTCGGCGAACGGCTCGACGCCGACTCCGCCGCGGAGGCAGGTCTGTTCGGCGAGGTCGTTCCCGACGACGACCTCGAGAGCGTCGTCGACGAACTGGCCGCTCGGCTCGCCGCACAGCCGGCGTTCGCCATGCGAACCGCCAAACAGGCCATCAATCGGGGACTCGAGGGCTCCCAGGAGAGCGGGCTCGCCTATGAAAAACGCGCCTTCGCGAGCCTCTTCGGTACGCACGATCAGCGCGAGGGAATGGCGGCGTTCGTCGAGGATCGCGATCCGGAGTTCGAGTGA
- the msrA gene encoding peptide-methionine (S)-S-oxide reductase MsrA — MERATFGGGCFWCTEAAMKELEGVESVTSGYAGGHVEDPSYREVCSGNTGHAEVVQVEYDPDEIGYDELLEVFFATHDPTQLNRQGPDVGTQYRSIVLSHDEDQRRQAEAYIEALDEEYEDDVVTELESLETFYRAEEKHQDYFEKNPNDAYCTMHAAPKVEKVREKFERKTKSAGEAR, encoded by the coding sequence ATGGAACGAGCCACGTTCGGCGGCGGCTGCTTCTGGTGTACCGAGGCGGCGATGAAAGAACTCGAGGGCGTCGAATCGGTCACGTCCGGCTACGCCGGCGGACACGTCGAGGATCCGTCTTACCGCGAGGTCTGCTCCGGAAACACCGGCCACGCGGAGGTCGTGCAAGTGGAGTACGATCCCGACGAAATCGGCTACGACGAACTGCTCGAGGTGTTCTTCGCCACCCACGATCCGACGCAGCTGAACAGACAGGGACCCGACGTCGGAACCCAGTACCGCTCTATCGTGCTATCTCACGACGAGGACCAGCGGAGACAGGCCGAGGCCTACATCGAGGCGCTCGACGAGGAGTACGAGGACGACGTGGTGACCGAACTGGAGTCCCTCGAGACGTTCTATCGCGCCGAGGAGAAACATCAGGACTACTTCGAGAAGAATCCCAACGACGCCTACTGTACGATGCACGCGGCTCCGAAAGTCGAGAAGGTCCGAGAGAAGTTCGAACGGAAGACGAAATCGGCGGGCGAAGCACGATAA